The Halorhabdus sp. BNX81 genome includes a region encoding these proteins:
- a CDS encoding M48 family metalloprotease encodes MAVVGSILFGFYAVVALALYAAFGGGTTILAVILLGSVGFVGVQYKIGKWAALRSVGAEDMPEDDPRFREIHRSIERMSDEMGIDKPRVMVAEMGVPNAFAVGRKKAGVVVVSAELIHMLDHDELEGVLAHELAHIRNRDVIMMVVGQGIASIVALVAQFAVLFAGDNDFGDFIMAMVVGNIVQFIVMIFVMAISRYREYVADSDASDITGGEPLARALEKINSADHSRSKIDEQASALCIKGEERSLLSKIFSTHPPTEERIRRLRA; translated from the coding sequence ATGGCCGTCGTCGGGTCGATCCTGTTCGGCTTTTACGCCGTGGTGGCGCTCGCCCTGTATGCCGCCTTCGGCGGTGGGACCACCATCCTCGCAGTAATCCTGCTGGGCAGCGTCGGCTTCGTCGGCGTCCAGTACAAGATCGGCAAGTGGGCCGCCCTCAGGAGTGTCGGGGCCGAAGACATGCCCGAGGACGACCCCCGATTCCGGGAGATCCACCGTTCGATCGAGCGGATGAGCGACGAAATGGGCATCGACAAGCCCCGCGTGATGGTCGCCGAGATGGGCGTCCCCAACGCCTTCGCCGTCGGGCGGAAGAAGGCCGGCGTCGTAGTCGTCTCCGCCGAGCTCATCCACATGCTCGATCACGACGAGCTGGAGGGCGTCCTCGCCCACGAACTCGCCCACATCCGGAATCGCGACGTGATCATGATGGTCGTCGGCCAGGGCATCGCCTCGATCGTCGCGCTGGTCGCGCAGTTCGCCGTCCTCTTTGCGGGCGACAACGACTTCGGCGACTTCATCATGGCGATGGTCGTCGGGAACATCGTCCAGTTCATCGTGATGATCTTCGTGATGGCGATCTCCCGCTACCGGGAATACGTCGCCGACAGTGACGCCTCTGACATCACTGGCGGCGAACCCCTTGCACGCGCACTCGAAAAGATCAACTCGGCCGATCACAGCCGGAGCAAGATCGACGAGCAGGCCAGCGCGCTCTGTATCAAGGGCGAGGAACGTAGCCTGCTGTCGAAGATCTTCTCGACGCACCCGCCGACCGAGGAGCGCATTCGGCGGCTTCGGGCCTGA
- a CDS encoding YbjQ family protein, whose product MEFVTTETVPGEEIDDSLGIARGNTVKARNVGRDITQSIRNITGGELKAYSELLTDARDEALERMAEDARSMGADAVVNVRLESSEIANGGSEVIAYGTAVTFE is encoded by the coding sequence ATGGAGTTCGTTACAACCGAGACAGTCCCAGGCGAAGAGATCGACGACTCGCTCGGCATCGCCCGCGGCAACACAGTCAAGGCCCGCAACGTCGGCCGGGACATCACCCAATCTATCCGCAACATCACCGGCGGCGAGTTGAAAGCGTATTCGGAGTTGCTGACCGACGCCCGCGACGAGGCTTTAGAACGAATGGCAGAGGACGCCCGTTCGATGGGGGCCGACGCCGTCGTGAACGTCCGCCTGGAGAGTTCCGAGATCGCCAACGGCGGTTCGGAGGTCATCGCCTACGGGACGGCAGTCACGTTCGAGTAG